One window from the genome of Natrialba magadii ATCC 43099 encodes:
- a CDS encoding DUF5783 family protein, which translates to MAEHEDDIEADAETGTETKFDPEKFEEKYVYYFEELETAYSNAYQQLHGRVDSEVLRAIDRQVLSESEPIYEGNGEFSVELPDDPKSRVGAIGADEEQFEAVLSEFTDRIEGELRRLFGFDAAA; encoded by the coding sequence ATGGCTGAGCACGAGGATGACATCGAAGCAGACGCCGAAACCGGGACCGAAACCAAGTTCGACCCCGAAAAGTTCGAGGAGAAGTACGTCTACTACTTCGAGGAACTCGAGACGGCCTACTCGAACGCCTACCAGCAACTGCACGGGCGGGTCGACTCCGAAGTCCTGCGCGCGATCGACCGGCAGGTGCTGAGCGAAAGCGAGCCGATCTACGAAGGAAACGGCGAGTTCAGCGTCGAGCTCCCCGACGATCCGAAATCGCGGGTCGGTGCCATCGGCGCTGATGAGGAACAGTTTGAGGCCGTCCTCTCCGAGTTCACCGACCGGATCGAAGGAGAGTTGCGGCGACTCTTTGGATTCGACGCCGCAGCATAG
- a CDS encoding translation initiation factor eIF-2B, which yields MIDETVEEIQDMQTHSSSVVAVNATRALEDLLDREFATAEEYIRSLERNGSVLRRANPSHASLQNAVREVVTTVTDADPETVEEAKKLTQEQIDVVVSRVESAKDRAAENAVEHLADGATLLTHDYSSTVLEALEQATAAGKTFEVYVTEARPRYIGRKTVRQLADLDGVEPTLITDSANGYYLEECDRVIVGMDCIVDETLYNRVGTFPIAATASELNVPVTVLGSASKIITEGFVFENEFRSGSEVMPEPAEGFDVRNPAYDATPVSLLESVITDEGRQAF from the coding sequence ATGATCGACGAGACGGTCGAGGAGATACAGGACATGCAGACGCACAGCTCCTCGGTAGTCGCCGTGAACGCGACACGTGCACTCGAGGACCTGCTCGATCGCGAGTTTGCAACTGCCGAGGAGTACATCCGGTCGCTCGAGCGAAACGGCTCGGTTCTCCGGCGGGCGAACCCATCACATGCCTCGCTTCAGAACGCGGTCCGGGAGGTCGTCACAACCGTCACCGACGCCGACCCCGAGACCGTCGAGGAGGCCAAGAAACTGACGCAGGAACAGATCGACGTGGTCGTTTCGCGGGTCGAGTCAGCCAAGGACCGCGCCGCGGAGAACGCAGTCGAGCACCTTGCTGACGGTGCGACGCTACTGACCCACGACTACTCCTCGACCGTACTCGAGGCACTCGAGCAGGCGACGGCTGCAGGCAAGACCTTCGAGGTCTACGTCACCGAGGCCCGCCCGCGCTACATCGGCCGCAAGACGGTTCGCCAGCTTGCGGATCTCGATGGCGTCGAGCCGACGCTGATCACTGATAGTGCGAACGGCTACTACCTAGAAGAGTGCGACCGCGTGATCGTCGGCATGGACTGTATCGTCGACGAGACGCTCTACAACCGCGTTGGGACGTTCCCGATCGCGGCGACGGCGAGCGAACTCAACGTGCCAGTGACGGTGCTCGGCTCGGCGTCGAAGATTATCACCGAGGGCTTCGTCTTCGAGAACGAGTTCCGATCGGGCAGTGAGGTCATGCCCGAACCCGCCGAGGGCTTCGACGTTCGGAATCCAGCCTACGACGCGACGCCGGTGTCGCTGCTCGAGAGCGTGATTACGGACGAGGGACGACAGGCGTTCTAA